The Lycium barbarum isolate Lr01 chromosome 4, ASM1917538v2, whole genome shotgun sequence nucleotide sequence CTTATAAGTGCAACAATGAAAAATGGGATTTGCCTTAGCCTAGTTCATTTTATTGCTTTCTTGGTCCTTGTAATTTCTCTGACTTGTAATAGCAcattaatgatggaagctcaaaGGTGCAAGCCAAGTGAAAAGATCAAGGGGAAAAAGCCCCCAAAAGATCAATGTCACCCTGGTGATGAATGCTGTAAATAAGGAAAATTTTACACTTAACTTACAAATGTTCACCTCCAGTTTCTGGTCACATAAAGGCAATTCTTGCCATCAACGACTTTGACAAGGGTGGTGAATGTAGTGGCAAATATTACCACAACTCTGTCCCCGTGGTGGCTCTGTCCACCGGATGGTACAGTAAAGGGAGACGTTTTGAAAACATTACCATCCATGCGAATGGGAGGAGTGTGAAAGCCATGGTTGTCGTTGAATGTGATGCAGGTAGAGGTTGTGATTCTCCACATGCATATACCTTCCAGGCTTCCACCTTGCCAGAATAGTATTGTTGATGCTTCTGAAGCTGTGTGAAAAGCTTTGCATGTTCCTAAGAAAGATTCGGGTTGGCTTGAAATCTTCTGGTCTGATTAACGAATCTTGATATCATCAGTATTGTAAGTGGCATAGTAGCATTGTTGTCAATCTACCACGATCCACTAGGATTCAATTTTTTGTCATCCGAttcgtaaaagaaaaaaataatcttGATATCAATAAATACCCTGCATATTCCAAAGGAACTGATAGCAAGGGTCAGTTtccttctttattatgttatcacACAACAGTAACAAAatgttctttttcttgtttttcttatCCCCTTTCATGTTATACTAGGATAGAAAAGTTTCCTGCTAGCTTCTCTATTATTAAGAGAATAAACAAGTATAAGCAAGCAATCTGCTCATACTGGTTTCTTTAAGCAAAGAATCATGGGGATCTCTTTCAGCATGAATTTTATGCAGAAATCGGATCTCTTGCTTTTTCAAGATGTACCACATTTATATAATGTCCTGGCAACACAGTTTTCCAGTATTTGCAAGCAAGTTCTAAGAAATTAAGACATGATATCTAAGAAAATAACTTTGGTTCAGGACATAGGCAAAAAGAAATCTCATGTTTGGCTTGTAGATTTGTCCCAGAATCAAAGTATTCTAAGTTACAACAGAAAAGAGACCAAAAGCACTTCCACCACTTTTCCTGATTAAATTTGGTCCATCAAAAGTTAACCTTCTACAGAAGCAATAATGCATTTTACTTCCAACAACCATCATCCTCTCTACCTTACCACTAAACAGTACCTAAAAGGAGAATTTTGTTTCAAAGTTAGCTTAATCCATCATCTACTAATAGGCAGACAATTAAATCGTTGAGCTGATCCCCTGGCGCATTTCATTTACAACAGCACATATATACAAACTCATGTGCAAGCATTGCAGCAAATTATGTCATCCACGCGTCAGGTCAATCTCGGTCTGGGAATTTCTTACATCTGGGCGGGAGCTTGGAGGCCAAACACCCGAACCAGACCCTGAAGCAGGATCTTGATTCAGAGTGGCACCACCAACTGGTGTAGATGACTTTTCAGCAGACTCTTTCTCGTCTTTTACACTACTTTCTGGTTTGCTCTTAACTTTAGGATCATACACAAAGCTGCACACGACTACCTGCAGCAAATATTCACAGAGAGTAAAAATACTTAACTAAAAGGGTGCCAACAATGACTAAGGATATAGATAATCATTAAACAAGCATTAAGCAAATACCTGAACAGGGCTGGCTGCTATAAGCCGACCCCCTATAGCACCTCCAATTACATGGCCATCAGGACTACAAACTGAGACACTTATACCACCAGTGCGATTACGGGGACCACCAGTTTCAGCAACCAAGTACGAACCAGACAGGCATAGTATCTCAAAACGGCCCTGCACAGAACATGTAGTTCTCATGACACGTGTGGAAACTTTTTGTCACAAGGATAATGACACAGCACTTGGCAAAAggaaagaaacaatttttttttttttgcgccgggggggggggggggggggggggggttgtggggGGCGCACAACTGGAACAAGGTTGATAAAGGCATTTTTCAATCAATGTCAACGTCCATTCACATGATTTATAAGTGTGCGCACGAAAAGATGGTATAGGCAGGGAGACAGACAGATTGAGCAACAAGGAAGACACATATTAAAGTGTTCCGACTAAAGTAACAAAGTAGCTAATTTCTGAATTTTGCACTTTGTCACTATCAACTAAAGATGAACTTGTCAGACTGCATGTATCATATTACAAATATGTAATGAAAAGACGGGATTGGAGAGACAAAGTAAACTAAATTGGGGATTGCCACAATATGTGCATGTTAGTAAAACCAAACAATTTATTGAAGGTTTTTGGTTCTcttccaaggtaggggtaaggtctggaTACACTCTACCATCGCAAGATCCCACTTGTGAGATCCCACTGGGTATGGTGGTGGTGTTGGTTTTTTGGTTCTCGAGTACGGGTACTCTGTTAAGTTACCAGGACGTGGTATATGATTTTTGTGTTGACAAATATGTCGAAGTACTTTGCTAAACTAGTTAGATTTGCAGCATCAAAATTTTTAGTTTTCCATTAAAGAAATGTCTTTCTCCAAATCAAAAAACCACCAATTTCTTGTTTCTTGTATAATTTAAACCATTGTAAAGAAGAAGAATAAACAATCTTGGAAAGATGATATGGATCGTATACTATCATTTTAAGTAGAATCTGATGCAGCACTGACTTTCATTGCAATTTTCTTAGGCATACCACCGAATCACTATCATGGATCATTATAGTATTAAACAAGAATATTAATAGAGAAGTTGAAGAATCACAAGCAATATATCTACCAGTAAAGAGTTCAGTCCCTTAGATACAGGAGAATTTTTAGTACACTCAAGAGACTAGattaaaaaaaagggggaaacatTTCAGACATTCTAATGATAAATGTAGACCAAAAAGAAAAGCTTCACATACTTCTTTGAATCATTAAAATATGTACAATTCAGGTCTTTAACATTGAAGGCAAATTTTCAGACAAATTAGTGCTTTGTTTTAGACAAGATTATGAAAAGGTCTCTACTGATTTCATGTTGTAAGTCACATTCAGACATGATCAGCCTAATATTCCGAGAGGACCACCATCTAATAACTCTTAAAATTGCAGTGTATTATCTGATCTCTCCTAATTGCAAAGTTGATATTAACAGCAGAGTATTTTCAAAAGAAGCATAAAGCTCTTAACAAACATGAAGAAAAAAGCCCCACCCACCtccttttttctctttatttcccctatatataacCCCCGGCCAATTAAGGGTGGGGAAGTGGCAATGCTCCAATTAAACTCTTAATATGGGAGAATAAGGAGGCAACAATATAAAAACTAGTCATCAGAGAAACCATGCCTCAACATCCAGCAATTGTTAACAAGATAATATGCAGCATCTTCCACAGTTTCGACAAGTTTTGATCAAGGGATACAACATTTTATTTTCTACTATGTTTCAAATTGTCAATAGCTCGCCTACTGGTACTAATCAGTTCTTCACTTTCCATAATCTTGATTAGGATCTCTAAGGGAGAATAGTTTATGTAAAATCCCAGTCTAGGATCTCTCTATAACTCGCTTACTGGTATTTATCAGCTCTCCAAGTCTAAGTAAATCACAAAATGTTAAACAAAGTCTAACCTCATAAGTAACAGTGGCACCAGAACTAGCAGGGGGGCGTAATGTTATAGCTGAAACTGCGCCATTAGCTGATAAGATACATAAAGCCCTAGGCCTCTGCTGTGCAAATGCCAACAACTTTTCCGCAACATCCTGCAAAGTTAAGGATCGTATTTATAAGAGCATTTCgcataaagaaaaataaaatacaggtcacaaaagttgatgacatagAATGTTTAAGCATATGCGTAGATTAAGATCCAACATCAGTCGAATCACATTTTTCCATATCTAAAAATCTCTTCCCTCTGGACAAACACTGTGGGAGAACCTtcccaacaatgtcaacaatgtTCCTGTTTAGGTTACCAAAGTGATTCTTTGCTTGTTTGCATCACCTCGACTCAAGTTCTCGCCGTAGAAAGAGTCAGAAAGAAAAACACAATGCATTTACTTCAATTTGTTTAAAGGTAATGAAAATCACAAATCAACATCACCGTTTGATACGCTTTCGTCCATGTGACAGATTTATTGTGAGAAAGAGTTCATATACTCGGATCAGAAAAAAGGGAAACATGCTAAAAAATACTTTGGTCATCTGGTAAAGACAATCGTTGTAGCATTTgctaaaagaaaacaaaattatACATACGAAATGTGGTGAAAGAAATACCTCTCCTACACCAATGTGTATAACATGAGGAGTGAAAGCCAATCCAGCTGAACTACTCATCCATTCACCTGCAACAAGCAATTTAATCTTCAGAAACTACGAACAAATAAATAGGACATCTTGTGAGTTAGTACTCCAATTGAGAGATGTATTAACCAACATGATTAAAACTATTGGGGAGAACTTTCCGACCTACTCGACATCTCCATCTCCCTCCTGGGAACTGATGGGACCTGACCTAGGGAAGGGGAAGTTCAATATCATTATTATGTGATATGCAGCCATCAACATGATGCAGAGTGTAACCAATTCAAGCCAACAACAGAACAAGTTTGTCTAACTAAATGAGAGTTACTGAATCTGCACGAAACATAGTTTGAGTTGCATACAATTATTTTCTCTCTTCTAATTGGTGAACAAGATTCAAGCTATTAGCACTGATACTCACTGACAGGTAGCACCGTAGCACCAATTAATATGCTTAGACGGGACTATAAACTCAAAATTAATTGACAGTTTGATAATAGTATAGCAAATGAATTAGAATTCCAGTCACCTGCTAAAAATGTAGCTCACATGTCATGTACGACCTCATAAATGTACCATCAACATAATATGTATAGCAtgaaaataaaacaaacaaataaatCCCCTGTATGTGTTAACTAGGAAGCATAATTTCACCTGTAAACAACTCATACTTTCAGAAATACAATAGTTTTAGTTAGTCAACAACTTAAAAAGCTATCAAGCAAGACTGTAGGAGACAACAACCACCATTCAAATTACACATTGATGAAATACCATCAAACCATTAATGTTCAATGACTCAAATCATAACTCACCAACATTAGCTAATTGTTGCTTCCACCCAGTACCGGGAGGGCGGCCCCTTATTCGCTTTGGCCCGGGAGTTATGGACCCACCACTTGAAGGGTTACTAGACAAAGGGGACAAGGCTAAAGACATATTGGTCCCATCAGGACCATATTTCCTAGGTCTACCCCTCTTCTTTTTCACTGGATCACTACCAGTACCAGGTGCAACACTAGAACCCATACTAATGTTAACAC carries:
- the LOC132637085 gene encoding putative ripening-related protein 2 gives rise to the protein MEAQRCKPSEKIKGKKPPKDQCHPGDECFSGHIKAILAINDFDKGGECSGKYYHNSVPVVALSTGWYSKGRRFENITIHANGRSVKAMVVVECDAGRGCDSPHAYTFQASTLPE
- the LOC132634889 gene encoding AT-hook motif nuclear-localized protein 5, translating into MDIREGMALSGSSAYYLNRGISGSNSGVASGSGTPPGVPTPPGFKSLTNANITVQSNVGSGSSVNVNSTYQVENPSLNFGHGVNISMGSSVAPGTGSDPVKKKRGRPRKYGPDGTNMSLALSPLSSNPSSGGSITPGPKRIRGRPPGTGWKQQLANVGEWMSSSAGLAFTPHVIHIGVGEDVAEKLLAFAQQRPRALCILSANGAVSAITLRPPASSGATVTYEGRFEILCLSGSYLVAETGGPRNRTGGISVSVCSPDGHVIGGAIGGRLIAASPVQVVVCSFVYDPKVKSKPESSVKDEKESAEKSSTPVGGATLNQDPASGSGSGVWPPSSRPDVRNSQTEIDLTRG